From Clarias gariepinus isolate MV-2021 ecotype Netherlands chromosome 2, CGAR_prim_01v2, whole genome shotgun sequence, one genomic window encodes:
- the tph1a gene encoding tryptophan 5-hydroxylase 1a isoform X2: MYSSKSEGPRRGRSFDSMNIGLCLDEKQLNNEMNKSTFPIIDENKDNKGLSGEKGRAAIVFTLKNEVGGLVKALKLFQEKHVNLVHIESRKSRRSNSEFEILVDCDSDHEQLSDIIQLLRKHVNVLDLDESDNRLPEESEMSNVPWFPRKISDLDNCANRVLMYGSDLDADHPGFKDNVYRKRRKYFADLAMSYKYGDSIPRIEYTEEEVKTWRVVFRELNNLYPTHACREYLKNLPLLTKHCDYREDNIPQLEDISRFLKERTGFTIRPVAGYLSPRDFLAGLAFRVFHCTQYIRHSSDPLYTPEPDTCHELLGHVPLLAEPSFAQFSQEIGLASLGVSDEEVQKLATCYFFTVEFGLCKQEGKLRAYGAGLLSSISELKHALSGDACIMPFDPKVTCKQECIITTFQDVYFMSESFEEAKVKMREFAKTIKRPFTVRYNPYTQSVDVLKDTTSINCVVEELRHELDIVGDALNRLNKESKI; this comes from the exons ATGTACTCCAGCAAAAGCGAAGGGCCACGCAGGGGAAGGTCCTTTGACTCAATGAACATCGGCTTGTGTTTGGATGAAAAGCAGCTTAATAATGAG ATGAACAAATCAACCTTTCCTATAATCGATGAGAACAAAGATAACAAGGGCTTGTCTGGAGAAAAGGGTCGTGCGGCAATAGTATTCACACTGAAGAATGAAGTTGGGGGGCTTGTCAAAGCATTAAAACTGTTCCAG GAAAAGCACGTGAATCTTGTGCACATCGAATCCCGAAAGTCCAGGAGAAGCAACTCAGAGTTTGAGATCTTGGTGGACTGCGACAGTGACCACGAGCAGCTTAGTGACATCATTCAACTGCTGCGTAAACACGTCAACGTGCTCGATCTGGACGAGTCTGACAACCGACTACCGGAAGAGAGCG AAATGTCAAATGTACCCTGGTTTCCCAGGAAGATTTCAGATCTGGATAACTGTGCCAACCGTGTATTGATGTATGGATCAGATCTGGATGCAGATCACCCG gGATTTAAGGACAATGTGTACCGCAAAAGGAGAAAATACTTTGCAGATCTGGCAATGAGTTACAAGTA TGGTGACTCCATTCCCCGAATTGAGTATACAGAGGAGGAGGTAAAGACATGGAGGGTCGTGTTCCGAGAGCTCAATAACCTCTACCCTACTCATGCTTGTCGTGAATATCTGAAAAATTTACCTCTTCTCACCAAGCACTGTGATTATCGTGAGGACAACATCCCACAGCTGGAGGACATCTCACGCTTTCTAAAAG AGCGTACAGGGTTTACCATAAGACCTGTGGCAGGATACCTTTCACCAAGAGATTTTCTGGCAGGATTGGCTTTCCGTGTGTTTCACTGCACACAGTATATCCGGCACAGTTCAGACCCTCTCTACACACCAGAACC GGATACGTGTCATGAACTTCTGGGTCATGTGCCGCTTTTGGCTGAGCCCAGCTTTGCACAGTTCAGTCAGGAGATTGGACTTGCATCACTTGGAGTATCTGATGAGGAAGTTCAGAAGCTAGCCACT TGTTACTTCTTTACTGTGGAGTTTGGGCTATGTAAGCAGGAGGGGAAGCTGAGAGCATATGGTGCAGGCCTGCTGTCCTCCATAAGTGAGCTAAAG CATGCTCTTTCAGGGGACGCCTGCATCATGCCTTTTGATCCCAAAGTCACATGCAAACAGGAGTGCATTATAACCACCTTTCAGGACGTCTATTTTATGTCAGAAAGCTTTGAGGAGGCCAAAGTCAAAATGAG GGAGTTTGCAAAGACAATCAAACGACCTTTTACAGTGCGTTATAACCCATATACACAGAGCGTGGATGTGCTGAAGGATACAACCAGCATCAACTGTGTGGTGGAAGAGCTGAGACATGAGCTGGACATTGTTGGAGACGCCCTGAACAGACTAAATAAAGAATCAAAAATTTGA
- the tph1a gene encoding tryptophan 5-hydroxylase 1a isoform X1 codes for MSLMLSVPVKVNIMLSALQAGQRAHRRLLQLALTRTTAMNKSTFPIIDENKDNKGLSGEKGRAAIVFTLKNEVGGLVKALKLFQEKHVNLVHIESRKSRRSNSEFEILVDCDSDHEQLSDIIQLLRKHVNVLDLDESDNRLPEESEMSNVPWFPRKISDLDNCANRVLMYGSDLDADHPGFKDNVYRKRRKYFADLAMSYKYGDSIPRIEYTEEEVKTWRVVFRELNNLYPTHACREYLKNLPLLTKHCDYREDNIPQLEDISRFLKERTGFTIRPVAGYLSPRDFLAGLAFRVFHCTQYIRHSSDPLYTPEPDTCHELLGHVPLLAEPSFAQFSQEIGLASLGVSDEEVQKLATCYFFTVEFGLCKQEGKLRAYGAGLLSSISELKHALSGDACIMPFDPKVTCKQECIITTFQDVYFMSESFEEAKVKMREFAKTIKRPFTVRYNPYTQSVDVLKDTTSINCVVEELRHELDIVGDALNRLNKESKI; via the exons ATGAGCCTCATGCTCTCAGTGCCGGTTAAAGTGAACATCATGCTCTCAGCACTGCAAGCGGGACAGCGCGCGCACAGGCGGCTACTACAGCTCGCGCTCACGCGCACTACAGCG ATGAACAAATCAACCTTTCCTATAATCGATGAGAACAAAGATAACAAGGGCTTGTCTGGAGAAAAGGGTCGTGCGGCAATAGTATTCACACTGAAGAATGAAGTTGGGGGGCTTGTCAAAGCATTAAAACTGTTCCAG GAAAAGCACGTGAATCTTGTGCACATCGAATCCCGAAAGTCCAGGAGAAGCAACTCAGAGTTTGAGATCTTGGTGGACTGCGACAGTGACCACGAGCAGCTTAGTGACATCATTCAACTGCTGCGTAAACACGTCAACGTGCTCGATCTGGACGAGTCTGACAACCGACTACCGGAAGAGAGCG AAATGTCAAATGTACCCTGGTTTCCCAGGAAGATTTCAGATCTGGATAACTGTGCCAACCGTGTATTGATGTATGGATCAGATCTGGATGCAGATCACCCG gGATTTAAGGACAATGTGTACCGCAAAAGGAGAAAATACTTTGCAGATCTGGCAATGAGTTACAAGTA TGGTGACTCCATTCCCCGAATTGAGTATACAGAGGAGGAGGTAAAGACATGGAGGGTCGTGTTCCGAGAGCTCAATAACCTCTACCCTACTCATGCTTGTCGTGAATATCTGAAAAATTTACCTCTTCTCACCAAGCACTGTGATTATCGTGAGGACAACATCCCACAGCTGGAGGACATCTCACGCTTTCTAAAAG AGCGTACAGGGTTTACCATAAGACCTGTGGCAGGATACCTTTCACCAAGAGATTTTCTGGCAGGATTGGCTTTCCGTGTGTTTCACTGCACACAGTATATCCGGCACAGTTCAGACCCTCTCTACACACCAGAACC GGATACGTGTCATGAACTTCTGGGTCATGTGCCGCTTTTGGCTGAGCCCAGCTTTGCACAGTTCAGTCAGGAGATTGGACTTGCATCACTTGGAGTATCTGATGAGGAAGTTCAGAAGCTAGCCACT TGTTACTTCTTTACTGTGGAGTTTGGGCTATGTAAGCAGGAGGGGAAGCTGAGAGCATATGGTGCAGGCCTGCTGTCCTCCATAAGTGAGCTAAAG CATGCTCTTTCAGGGGACGCCTGCATCATGCCTTTTGATCCCAAAGTCACATGCAAACAGGAGTGCATTATAACCACCTTTCAGGACGTCTATTTTATGTCAGAAAGCTTTGAGGAGGCCAAAGTCAAAATGAG GGAGTTTGCAAAGACAATCAAACGACCTTTTACAGTGCGTTATAACCCATATACACAGAGCGTGGATGTGCTGAAGGATACAACCAGCATCAACTGTGTGGTGGAAGAGCTGAGACATGAGCTGGACATTGTTGGAGACGCCCTGAACAGACTAAATAAAGAATCAAAAATTTGA